Proteins from a genomic interval of Equus quagga isolate Etosha38 chromosome 13, UCLA_HA_Equagga_1.0, whole genome shotgun sequence:
- the SLC38A8 gene encoding putative sodium-coupled neutral amino acid transporter 8 isoform X2 yields MEKKPLGPIWCPTGPQNAAEPPGVSTPVPDGRGLSVALKSGFGAMEGQSPGSRGPSEKPIPAAARPGLSSLGAVFILLKSALGAGLLNFPWAFHKAGGVAPAFLIELVSLVFLISGLVILGYAASTSGQTTYQGVVGGLCGPAMGKLCEACFMVNLLMISVAFLRVIGDQLEKLCDFLLPGAPPAPQPWYVDQRFTLTLLSVLVILPLSAPREIGFQKYTSILGTLAACYLALVIVVQYYLWPQGLTREPRPAQSPSSWTSVFSVFPTICFGFQCHEAAVSIYCSMRNQRLSHWALVSVLSLLACCLVYSLTEVSADILMSYPGNDVVIIVARVLFAVSIVTVYPIVLFLGRSVMQDFWRRGCCRACGPRALADSSGPWVRMPLTILWVTVTLAMALFLPDLSEIIGIIGGISSFFIFIFPGLCLICAVGVEPMGPRVKCCLELWGVVSVLVGTFIFGQSTVGAVLELV; encoded by the exons ATGGAGAAGAAGCCGTTGGGGCCCATCTGGTGTCCGACAG GCCCCCAAAATGCAGCTGAACCACCTGGAGTGAGCACCCCTGTCCCTGACGGCCGAGGGCTGTCTGTCGCCTTGAAGTCTGGATTCGGCG CCATGGAGGGACAGAGCCCGGGAAGCAGAGGCCCCTCGGAAAAGCCCATCCCTGCGGCCGCCCGCCCCGGTCTGTCCTCCCTGGGTGCCGTCTTCATCCTCCTGAAATCCGCACTGGGGGCCGGCCTGCTCAACTTCCCCTGGGCCTTCCACAAGGCAGGGGGGGTGGCCCCCGCCTTCCTGATAGAGCTG GTTTCCTTGGTCTTCCTGATCAGCGGGCTGGTCATCCTGGGCTATGCAGCCTCCACCAGCGGCCAGACCACCTACCAGGGCGTGGTTGGAGGGCTGTGTGGCCCCGCCATGGGGAAGCTGTGCGAGGCCTGCTTCATGGTCAACCTGCTCATGATCTCCGTGGCCTTCCTCAGGGTGATCGGGGACCAGCTGGAGAAGT TGTGTGACTTCCTCCTGCCCGGCGCTCCGCCCGCCCCGCAGCCCTGGTACGTGGACCAGCGCTTCACCCTGACCCTGCTGTCTGTGCTGGTCATCCTGCCGCTGTCCGCGCCGCGGGAGATCGGGTTCCAGAAATACACAAG CATCCTAGGCACCCTGGCCGCCTGCTACCTGGCCCTGGTCATCGTGGTGCAGTACTACCTCTGGCCCCAGGGCCTCACTCGTGAGCCCCGACCTGCACAGAG CCCTTCCTCTTGGACCTCCGTATTTAGTGTCTTCCCCACCATCTGCTTCGGATTTCAG TGTCATGAAGCTGCTGTCTCCATCTACTGCAGCATGCGCAACCAGCGCCTCTCGCACTGGGCCCTGGTCTCCGTGCTGTCCTTGCTGGCCTGCTGCCTTGTCTACTCGCTGACAG AAGTTTCCGCCGACATCTTGATGTCCTACCCAGGCAACGACGTGGTCATCATCGTCGCCCGGGTCCTCTTTGCCGTCTCCATCGTTACCGTCTACCCCATCGTGCTCTTCCTGGGGAG GTCGGTGATGCAGGATttctggaggaggggctgctgccGGGCGTGtgggcccagggccctggctgACTCCTCGGGGCCATGGGTCCGGATGCCGCTGACCATCCTGTGGGTCACTGTGACACTCGCCATGGCCCTGTTCCTGCCCGACCTCAGCGAGATCATCGGCATCATCGGCGGCATCAGTtccttcttcatcttcatcttcccAG GTCTGTGCCTCATCTGTGCCGTTGGTGTCGAGCCCATGGGACCCCGAGTCAA GTGCTGCTTGGAGCTCTGGGGAGTGGTCTCCGTGCTCGTGGGCACCTTCATCTTTGGGCAGAGCACGGTGGGGGCCGTCTTGGAGCTCGTCTGA
- the SLC38A8 gene encoding putative sodium-coupled neutral amino acid transporter 8 isoform X1 — protein sequence MEKKPLGPIWCPTGPQNAAEPPGVSTPVPDGRGLSVALKSGFGAMEGQSPGSRGPSEKPIPAAARPGLSSLGAVFILLKSALGAGLLNFPWAFHKAGGVAPAFLIELVSLVFLISGLVILGYAASTSGQTTYQGVVGGLCGPAMGKLCEACFMVNLLMISVAFLRVIGDQLEKLCDFLLPGAPPAPQPWYVDQRFTLTLLSVLVILPLSAPREIGFQKYTSILGTLAACYLALVIVVQYYLWPQGLTREPRPAQSPSSWTSVFSVFPTICFGFQCHEAAVSIYCSMRNQRLSHWALVSVLSLLACCLVYSLTGVYGFLTFGTEVSADILMSYPGNDVVIIVARVLFAVSIVTVYPIVLFLGRSVMQDFWRRGCCRACGPRALADSSGPWVRMPLTILWVTVTLAMALFLPDLSEIIGIIGGISSFFIFIFPGLCLICAVGVEPMGPRVKCCLELWGVVSVLVGTFIFGQSTVGAVLELV from the exons ATGGAGAAGAAGCCGTTGGGGCCCATCTGGTGTCCGACAG GCCCCCAAAATGCAGCTGAACCACCTGGAGTGAGCACCCCTGTCCCTGACGGCCGAGGGCTGTCTGTCGCCTTGAAGTCTGGATTCGGCG CCATGGAGGGACAGAGCCCGGGAAGCAGAGGCCCCTCGGAAAAGCCCATCCCTGCGGCCGCCCGCCCCGGTCTGTCCTCCCTGGGTGCCGTCTTCATCCTCCTGAAATCCGCACTGGGGGCCGGCCTGCTCAACTTCCCCTGGGCCTTCCACAAGGCAGGGGGGGTGGCCCCCGCCTTCCTGATAGAGCTG GTTTCCTTGGTCTTCCTGATCAGCGGGCTGGTCATCCTGGGCTATGCAGCCTCCACCAGCGGCCAGACCACCTACCAGGGCGTGGTTGGAGGGCTGTGTGGCCCCGCCATGGGGAAGCTGTGCGAGGCCTGCTTCATGGTCAACCTGCTCATGATCTCCGTGGCCTTCCTCAGGGTGATCGGGGACCAGCTGGAGAAGT TGTGTGACTTCCTCCTGCCCGGCGCTCCGCCCGCCCCGCAGCCCTGGTACGTGGACCAGCGCTTCACCCTGACCCTGCTGTCTGTGCTGGTCATCCTGCCGCTGTCCGCGCCGCGGGAGATCGGGTTCCAGAAATACACAAG CATCCTAGGCACCCTGGCCGCCTGCTACCTGGCCCTGGTCATCGTGGTGCAGTACTACCTCTGGCCCCAGGGCCTCACTCGTGAGCCCCGACCTGCACAGAG CCCTTCCTCTTGGACCTCCGTATTTAGTGTCTTCCCCACCATCTGCTTCGGATTTCAG TGTCATGAAGCTGCTGTCTCCATCTACTGCAGCATGCGCAACCAGCGCCTCTCGCACTGGGCCCTGGTCTCCGTGCTGTCCTTGCTGGCCTGCTGCCTTGTCTACTCGCTGACAG GTGTTTATGGCTTCCTGACCTTCGGGACAGAAGTTTCCGCCGACATCTTGATGTCCTACCCAGGCAACGACGTGGTCATCATCGTCGCCCGGGTCCTCTTTGCCGTCTCCATCGTTACCGTCTACCCCATCGTGCTCTTCCTGGGGAG GTCGGTGATGCAGGATttctggaggaggggctgctgccGGGCGTGtgggcccagggccctggctgACTCCTCGGGGCCATGGGTCCGGATGCCGCTGACCATCCTGTGGGTCACTGTGACACTCGCCATGGCCCTGTTCCTGCCCGACCTCAGCGAGATCATCGGCATCATCGGCGGCATCAGTtccttcttcatcttcatcttcccAG GTCTGTGCCTCATCTGTGCCGTTGGTGTCGAGCCCATGGGACCCCGAGTCAA GTGCTGCTTGGAGCTCTGGGGAGTGGTCTCCGTGCTCGTGGGCACCTTCATCTTTGGGCAGAGCACGGTGGGGGCCGTCTTGGAGCTCGTCTGA